From Granulicella arctica:
CCGCGAACTGCACGACGTCTCGAAGCTCTCCTCCTTCTTCGACACCATTCACCAGGATCCAACCCTGGCCGACATCAAGCTCATCGCCGAGCCATGGGATGTTGGTGACGGCGGCTATCAGGTCGGCAACTTTCCCGTTCTCTGGGCCGAGTGGAACGGCAAGTATCGCGACACAGTTCGCCGCTTCTGGAAGGGTGACGAAGGCCAACTCTCCGACTTTGCCAACCGCCTCACAGGTTCAAGCGACCTCTATCAGTATGATGGCCGCAAGCCTTACGCCAGCATCAACTTCATCACCGCCCACGACGGCTTCACCCTCGACGACCTCGTCAGCTACAACGAGAAGCATAATGAGGCGAACGGGGACGACAACAATGACGGTGCCAACGACAACGACTCCTGGAATATGGGAGCCGAGGGCCCGACCGACGATCCGGCCATCAACAATCTTCGCGAACGGCAAACCCGCAACTTCCTGTCCACGCTGATGCTCTCTCAAGGTGTTCCAATGATTGCTGGAGGCGACGAGGTGGCTCGCTCCCAGCGAGGCAACAACAACTGCTACTGCCAGGACAACGAACTCACCTGGTTCGACTGGGACCTCGACGCGCCCCGTAAACGTCTCCGCGACTTTACGAGTGAACTCATCCACTACCGCCTTGCTCATCCCAATCTGCACCGTCGCAAGTTCTTCCAGGACCGCACGATACACCAAGAAGGCAAGAGCATCGTCGAGCAGGATATTGCCTGGTTCAACACGGACGGCAACCAGGTTCCCGACAACGTCTGGGACACGGTATGGAACAAATCCATAGGGGTTCTCCTGAACGGACAGACTCTGCAAGTCACCGACGACGAGGGCCGTCCTGTTACCGACGATAGCTTCTTTATGGTCATCAACGCAGCTCCGGATGGCGTAGAGTTCGTCCTTCCCCCTTCACCTACTGGCGGAAAGTGGTGCCGGGTTATCGATACGGAAGATATTGACAACCCATTCGGCCACGCAAATACGGGGAAAAAAACCATCGTAGGCGGTCGTTCTCTCATGCTGTTCAGCGACGCAGCAAAGCCAGACGCATAGAGCTTGTCAAATCCATCGACTGCACCATACCGTATCTTGGTGCAGTCGCTTAATCCAGGACGCGAGCAGAAGCGGAACCGATGCAGACCTTCTACAAAGACGATCCGTTGGCGATCTCGTCCATACGATCAGCAGCCCGACTGATCAAGCGTCTCGCAGTTGGCAGCTACGTTCGCGTCTTAGCACTAACTCTGCTGGCATTGACGGTCACTCCTTCAAGAGAAGCGTCAGGCTACTCGTTTCTCACCCACGAGCAACTCATCGACCTCACCTGGAAGGCTTCGATCCGGCCTCTCCTATTGCAAAGGTACCCAAAGCTCACGCGCGCGGAAGTGCTTACGGCTCACGCCTACGCCTATGGCGGGTCAGCCATCCAGGATGTTGGCTACTATCCCGGTGGCGACAAATTCTTCTCCGACCTCACGCACTACGTCCGTTCCGGCGACTTCATTACCGCGCTCTTCCGAAACGCTCATAACGCCAACGAACTCGCCTTCGCCATCGGCGCACTCTCCCATTACGTCGGCGATGTCATCGGCCATCCTGACGCGACCAACGTTGCCGTCCCCCTTGAGTTTCCAAAGCTTGCCGCCCGTTATGGCCCGGTGGTCAACTACGCACAGGCCGAGCATCCCCACGTCCAGACCGAGTTTGCCTTCGACATTAACGAAATAGCCAACCACCGCTTCGCACCCGCAGCCTACCTCAAGCACATAGGCCTCGCTGTGCCCGTGAAGCAATTAGCCACCGCCTACTACGAAACCTACGGCATCGGCGGCGAGTACGCCTCAGGCCGTCGCCGTCTCAGCCTGAGTGGCTACCGCTTCGCCGTCCGCAGCCTTCTGCCGCGCGTCGCATTTGCAGAGACCGTCCTCCATCGCAAGAGCTTCCCCATCGACTCTCCCGGGCCAGAGATTGACCTCCTTAAAAAACAACTCGCCCAGGCCGACTTCGAAAATGGCTGGGATCAATATCGTAAGAAGCCCGGCATCGGAACCTACTCCCTCGCAGGCTTCATCTATGTCGTTCCCAAGTTCGGTCCTCTCAAGTTGCTCGCCATCAAGGGTCCAACTTCCATCACCGAGGATGATTACGTTCGTAGCTTCAATCTCAGCATCATCGAACTCCGTCACCAGCTAACCCGCGTAGGCACTGCAGATCACGCAATCCCCAACCGCGACCTGGACACTGGCGCGAAGGTCAAACCCGGCGGCTATCGTCTCACCGATGACACCTACGCCAAGCTACTGCGTGAACTCACCAGCACTCCCGACCGCCCCATCCCACCCGGCATCAAAACAGACATCGCAGAGTACTATGCAGACCCCAGTGCGCCAATCGTCACTAAGAAGAACCCCAAGCGCTGGGCTGAGGTCCAACACGACCTGACCATCCTCGCCTCCATGAAGACCACCACTCTGCCCCCAGACATTCCCGACCAGCCGGACGTTCCACCCCCCACAACGCCCACACCCGAACCTGGCCAGCCAGACCTCAACACCCCGGCTTCGCGCACCGCGACACCTCCGCCTAATCCCGGAGCCATCGAATCAATGTCCCTTCACCACCTCAAGCACCTTACCACTCCACGCCTTGGCTCCGCTCTGGCTTAGCTTGCCCGCTGCATCGTCCCAATGGATGCGCGTAATCTGGCTCTCGCCCTTTTCATACGCGTAAGTCTTGCCATCATCGTTGTAAAGCGTGAAGTCGCCGCTCGCGCCCGAATACACCCGCACATGCGCGATTCCCTGCTTCTCCTTCGTACTTTCAACCACCGTCCCTAGTGGAACAATCGATCCAGCCTTCACAAAGAGCGGCAGCGTATCGATCGGCGCATTCACCTCGATTGTCTGTCCGCCAGCAAACTTCTCGCCCGTCCAATAGCTGTACCAAGCCGTCCCAGCAGGAAGGTACACGCTCTTCTTCGTCTGCCCCTGCTCCGTCACCGGAGCCACAAGAAAGGCCGGCCCGAACATATACTCATCGCGAGTGTCAGCCACCTTCGCATCGTTTGCGAAGTCCATCCAGAGCGGCCGCATAAATGGTGCACCCGTCTGATGTGTCGAATAGCCAAGCGAGTAGATATAAGGCATCAACTCATACCGTAACCGCAGATACTTACTCAGGATGGGCTCAGCCTGCTTCCCGTAGCTCCAAACTTCGTTGTACGTCCGCGAGCCATGTGTCCGAAACGTCGGCAGGAACGCTCCGTACTCGAACCACCGCACATACAGTTCCGGATAGTCGTCGTATCCTTGCACGTTGTCGCGCGCATCGCTGGGATCGATCAACACCGGCCGCTCCGCCTTATGAACAGCAGGCAGATACTGCCAAGCCCCGATATCGTTCCCCCAGTACGCAATCCCCGAAGCCGTCACATTCAGGCCTGTAGGAATCTGGCGTGTCAACGTATCCCAGGTCGGAAAGATATCCGACGACCAGAAGATCGTCCCGTTATGCTGCGCTCCCGTATACGCATCCCGCGACATGATCAGTGCACGCCGCTCCGGCAAGTCCTTCCGTATCCCGTCATACAGAGCCGCCGTATGAAATAGCGGATACACATTGAAGAACAGCGTCCCCGGTCCAACCTTGAAGTAGCTCCCATTCGGAGGCAGATCGGGCTCCGTCTCATCCGCCCAGAGCGAGTCAAATCCCTTGCTCAGAATCTGGTCCCGCACCGTTCCCCAGTACCACTTAGCCGCATCTGGATTCGTGGTATCGATATCCGATCCCGCCTTGTCATACGGCAGGCCATCCGTAGGGGTCCCATCGGCCTTCGCCTCGAACCATCCCTTCGCCTTTACCTCCTCGTAGTATCGCGTCCCCTTCTCGAATCGCGGCCACACGCTGATCATCGTGTCGATATTCTGCGCATGCAACTGCTTGTTCATAGCAGCCGGATCGGGCCACCGAGATGTGATGAAGTCCATCTGCCCCATGCCCGTGTAGTAAAACCAATCGAGCACAATCACATCAAGAGGAAGATGCCGGTCGCGATACCCCTTCGCCACCGCCAGCATCTCCTCCTGCGTCACATACCGTTGCTTGCACTGTATAAACCCATAGGCCGCCTTCGGCAGCATCGGCGTGTCACCCGTCAGCAGTTTGTAACCACCATAGATCTCATCCGAAGTCTTGCCTGCAATCACGAAAAATGACACTCGCTGCCCTACCTGTGAAGTCCACTGTGTTCGCTCGTTAAACCCCGGCGCAATCGTAGTCTTCGACGCGTTATCCCATAGCAGCCCGTAGCCTTTGTTAGTCACCAGCAATGGCACACAGAAACTAGCTCCCGCCGTAGCGTTATAGTCCGCCTGACACTCCACCTTATGCCCGCGATGATCGAGCGTCCCATCCTGGTTCTGCCCTAAGCCGTAGTAGTGCTCATCACTCGGCGAAGCGAACGTAGCACCAACCTCGTAGAACGGCTTATCACTCGGTCGCCGATCATGTTCGAGCTGCGTATTGCCGTCCTTGTTGTTCAGGACAGCCATCTCCCAGCCCTGCATATCCAGTAGCGGTGAGCCATCCGCACCTGTAATCCGTATATTCGTTCCCGGGGCCGAACCGCTGAAGTACTTCTCTGTACCCTCCACATAGTTCTTCGGCCTCGGTCGCGGAGGCGGTGTAGCCGCAACAAAAACCTTCATTCTGGCCGAAACGTATGTATCGCCCTCAGCAGTAGTCTCATGGCGCCATCCAGCCGCATTCGACTTCGCCACAAACCCATATCCCGGACCGGCCAACGCCTCATCCTTCAACAGGCTCAACGTCACCCGAACAATATTCGGCCCATACGCCTCCAGCACCACCGCCGCGCCATCACGATTCATTACCACCTGACTCTGGGCACCACCAACCGCCGTAATGCAAACGCAAGAAGCGGCAAAAAGCACCGGGACAATCAGGAAATGCGGGCGCATAATTCTCCATTCACCATCATTCAAATCAATCAACGTCAATCAGAATGGTTGACCGTTCGGGCAAGTGAAGTGTACACGGCTATTCCAACTGAGTATTTCGATCTGCTCCAACTACGGGTCGCGGTACTCGCGGCGCTTCAGTTCGCCCACCGCCTGCTCATGGCCTTGAAGAGCAGCTTGCCGTGTCCAGTGGCGGGACAGCGTATAGTCATGCTCCAAGCCCTGGCCGAACGCATAGAGATGGCCGAGTTGAAATTGAGCCTCGGCATTACCCTGATCAGCGGCCTTACGATACCAGCCGGCTGCCTGTGTATAGCTGAGCGGAACGCCGTGACCAATGTAGTAAAGGTCGGCTAACTTCTGCTGTGCTTCCGGAAAGTCCTGTATAGCGGCCAGCCGATACCAATAAGCAGCATCGGCATCGCTTTGCAGGACTCCTTCCCCCTTGCGATACATCAAGCCGAGGTTGTACTGCGCCCAGGCAAGATTGCTGTAGGCGGCCCGCTGGCACCACGCAAAAGCTTCAGGATAGTCTCCGGTTGCGTAGTAGCGGAAGCTCAGATTGGCCTGCGCAAAAGCGTGGCCCTGTTCGGCAGCCTTTCGCTCCCAGTGGGCAGCCTGGACGTCATCCTGCGGCAAACCTTCACCGGCGTCATACATGGTGCTGAGGAGATATTGTGATTCGGCGTGGCCTTGCTCCGCGGCGAGACGGAAGCTGGCTGCGGCTTCCGTAAAGTTGCGAGTGCTGTAGTCCGTAACGGCCTGCCGGTAGTACGGATTCGAGGCTGCGTTAGCGGCATCGCGTCGGCCACGGGCAATGATGCTGGACCGCGTGGAATGAAGTGACAGCGCAGAACCGCCAGGGATGTGCTTTAGACCGGCCTTGACCTTATCGTCCATGGGCACTGATCTGGCGGTCGATGAGCTCAAAACGACGCCGGGCCTCAGCGATCTGCTCGCCGAGGCTGGTAGCCAGCTCTGTGAGAAGGTCGCGATGTTCGCGGGCAGCGATCTCAGCGTCGAGATGCAATTGAGCTATCTCGCCGGAGAGCAGCGTGTACCGCTCAACATGGAGAGCGGCTACGTCGCGCTCCGCATGCTGTATCTGGCGGGTGATCCGGATAAGCTCCGCCGCCATGTCCTCTCCAAGAACGGTGGCGTTGATCTCGCGATAATCGTCGAGGAGACGCTGCAGCGTTTCGGAGTCGCCGCGGCTGTAGGCCTGGTTGGCGCGAGCCATAAGCAGTGTAAAGTGCTTCTGCTCAGCCTCGTCACGCGCGAAGTCGGGGTGAATACGCTTGGCGACATCGCGGAAGAGAGTCTTGAGGCTGGGCGGCGGGTCGAACTCCTCCGCCTCGCGCGCCTCACCAAAAGCCGCATCATGGGTCTCCTGCGCACGCACCCGGCTCTCCACGGCGTGGCGGCGGGCAGACTCAGAGTCGTAGAGGTCAACCTCGCGCTCGGCGATCTGTGCTTCAAGTTCGTCAAGCTCCGCATAGAGAATGCCGATCTGACGAAGATAGCGGCCCTCGAAGGTCTTAAGCCGGGCGCGAAGCTGCGCGAGTTCAGACTCGTGCTCGGCGAGCGTCGTGCGAAGGGTGGCAAGTTGCTCG
This genomic window contains:
- a CDS encoding glycoside hydrolase family 31 protein, producing MRPHFLIVPVLFAASCVCITAVGGAQSQVVMNRDGAAVVLEAYGPNIVRVTLSLLKDEALAGPGYGFVAKSNAAGWRHETTAEGDTYVSARMKVFVAATPPPRPRPKNYVEGTEKYFSGSAPGTNIRITGADGSPLLDMQGWEMAVLNNKDGNTQLEHDRRPSDKPFYEVGATFASPSDEHYYGLGQNQDGTLDHRGHKVECQADYNATAGASFCVPLLVTNKGYGLLWDNASKTTIAPGFNERTQWTSQVGQRVSFFVIAGKTSDEIYGGYKLLTGDTPMLPKAAYGFIQCKQRYVTQEEMLAVAKGYRDRHLPLDVIVLDWFYYTGMGQMDFITSRWPDPAAMNKQLHAQNIDTMISVWPRFEKGTRYYEEVKAKGWFEAKADGTPTDGLPYDKAGSDIDTTNPDAAKWYWGTVRDQILSKGFDSLWADETEPDLPPNGSYFKVGPGTLFFNVYPLFHTAALYDGIRKDLPERRALIMSRDAYTGAQHNGTIFWSSDIFPTWDTLTRQIPTGLNVTASGIAYWGNDIGAWQYLPAVHKAERPVLIDPSDARDNVQGYDDYPELYVRWFEYGAFLPTFRTHGSRTYNEVWSYGKQAEPILSKYLRLRYELMPYIYSLGYSTHQTGAPFMRPLWMDFANDAKVADTRDEYMFGPAFLVAPVTEQGQTKKSVYLPAGTAWYSYWTGEKFAGGQTIEVNAPIDTLPLFVKAGSIVPLGTVVESTKEKQGIAHVRVYSGASGDFTLYNDDGKTYAYEKGESQITRIHWDDAAGKLSQSGAKAWSGKVLEVVKGH
- a CDS encoding tetratricopeptide repeat protein, translating into MDDKVKAGLKHIPGGSALSLHSTRSSIIARGRRDAANAASNPYYRQAVTDYSTRNFTEAAASFRLAAEQGHAESQYLLSTMYDAGEGLPQDDVQAAHWERKAAEQGHAFAQANLSFRYYATGDYPEAFAWCQRAAYSNLAWAQYNLGLMYRKGEGVLQSDADAAYWYRLAAIQDFPEAQQKLADLYYIGHGVPLSYTQAAGWYRKAADQGNAEAQFQLGHLYAFGQGLEHDYTLSRHWTRQAALQGHEQAVGELKRREYRDP
- a CDS encoding coiled-coil domain-containing protein, which codes for MPVAIILQPSPDAAALLNKREQLATLRTTLAEHESELAQLRARLKTFEGRYLRQIGILYAELDELEAQIAEREVDLYDSESARRHAVESRVRAQETHDAAFGEAREAEEFDPPPSLKTLFRDVAKRIHPDFARDEAEQKHFTLLMARANQAYSRGDSETLQRLLDDYREINATVLGEDMAAELIRITRQIQHAERDVAALHVERYTLLSGEIAQLHLDAEIAAREHRDLLTELATSLGEQIAEARRRFELIDRQISAHGR
- the glgX gene encoding glycogen debranching protein GlgX; this encodes MSRTLLPGRPYPLGATVSSKGTNFALFSEGATKVDICFFDKDGKQTDCITLRERTAFVWHGLIRDIKPGQLYGYRVDGPWEPEIGHRFNYAKLLVDPYAEAISGNVDWKAPIYAYDVASGDDLKIDTQDSAAGVPRSVVVDSKFDWGEDCPPETPLADSVIYEVHVKGFSIRNPMVPEKLRGTYAGLAHESSINYFKKLGITAVELLPIHHFIDEGHLVDKDLVDYWGYNTLGYFAPMARYSSCGDTGGQVNEFKEMVKCFHAAGIEVILDVVYNHTCEGNERGPNLCWKGVCNTTYYRLMEGDARHYMDYTGTGNTLNVRNPQVLKMLMDSLRYWVTEMHVDGFRFDLASTLARELHDVSKLSSFFDTIHQDPTLADIKLIAEPWDVGDGGYQVGNFPVLWAEWNGKYRDTVRRFWKGDEGQLSDFANRLTGSSDLYQYDGRKPYASINFITAHDGFTLDDLVSYNEKHNEANGDDNNDGANDNDSWNMGAEGPTDDPAINNLRERQTRNFLSTLMLSQGVPMIAGGDEVARSQRGNNNCYCQDNELTWFDWDLDAPRKRLRDFTSELIHYRLAHPNLHRRKFFQDRTIHQEGKSIVEQDIAWFNTDGNQVPDNVWDTVWNKSIGVLLNGQTLQVTDDEGRPVTDDSFFMVINAAPDGVEFVLPPSPTGGKWCRVIDTEDIDNPFGHANTGKKTIVGGRSLMLFSDAAKPDA
- a CDS encoding zinc dependent phospholipase C family protein, with the protein product MQTFYKDDPLAISSIRSAARLIKRLAVGSYVRVLALTLLALTVTPSREASGYSFLTHEQLIDLTWKASIRPLLLQRYPKLTRAEVLTAHAYAYGGSAIQDVGYYPGGDKFFSDLTHYVRSGDFITALFRNAHNANELAFAIGALSHYVGDVIGHPDATNVAVPLEFPKLAARYGPVVNYAQAEHPHVQTEFAFDINEIANHRFAPAAYLKHIGLAVPVKQLATAYYETYGIGGEYASGRRRLSLSGYRFAVRSLLPRVAFAETVLHRKSFPIDSPGPEIDLLKKQLAQADFENGWDQYRKKPGIGTYSLAGFIYVVPKFGPLKLLAIKGPTSITEDDYVRSFNLSIIELRHQLTRVGTADHAIPNRDLDTGAKVKPGGYRLTDDTYAKLLRELTSTPDRPIPPGIKTDIAEYYADPSAPIVTKKNPKRWAEVQHDLTILASMKTTTLPPDIPDQPDVPPPTTPTPEPGQPDLNTPASRTATPPPNPGAIESMSLHHLKHLTTPRLGSALA